DNA sequence from the Candidatus Afararchaeum irisae genome:
AGGGCAGACGCACTCGGTCAGTCGAGCATAACACGTAACGGCGTGACCGCGTATCCCGGGTACACAGTCGTGAGTGAGGCGGGATACGCATACAGTCTCGGAGTTGCGGCGTTCGGGGTCGTACGTCTCCTTAGAAGATGGAACATAGCGACCTCTGACGGCTTTTTCTATGCCCTCTTCCCGTACGCATTCGTCGGAGGAGCCTTCCGTGTCGTCGAGGACACGGGCGTACTCGACTGGCCCATAAACTTCTTCGTGATCTCTCCGATCATCTACTTCGTGATGTTCGCGGTCGTCGTACTCTTCCTCTTTGTCTCTCTGAGTCTCGAAAGATCGGGATATGTCGACTCCTACACGAAGCCTCTTGCGGCTCTCGGCGTTGTCTGGCTCGTCGGACTCCTCTCGTTCCTCATCTGGTTCGGCGTCTCGAACGGTACTCTCGTGCCATGGGTTCCGTTCGCGACCTTCGGAATGGCGACTGCGGTATGGGCGGTAGTCTGGTACGGTATCAAGACCTTCGCTCCGTCTATCAACGAGGGTACGGGTAAGATGGGAGGAGTCATACTCTGGGGACATCTCGTCGACGGATCTGCGACAACGATAGGGATAGAGTACCTCGGTTACAGCCAGAAACACCCCGTCGTCCAGACGATAATACAGACCACGGGGACGACATACACATTCATACTCGTGAAGGCTGTCGCGGTTCTCGTCGTCCTCTACCTCTTCGACGAGGAGTCGTTCGAGGAGTTCGAGCGTCTGTCGTACATACTCCTCGTCGCGGTTCTGATGGTCGGCTTAGGACCCGGGTCACGTGACCTCCTCCGAGCGACTGTGGGAGTATAACTCATACTGAAGGACAAAAGAACGTGAATATGAATTTTTCATATAAGTCGCAAAGAATAACACGGGTACCGTATCCGACGTTTTCCGAGAAGACCGTATTCAATCTTTATCTTTATCTATTTTTGTAACAAGATCTTTGATCTTGCTTACTCACAGAGCTTCGCTTTGTGAATGTCCTCCAGTATCAGCCGCCGCTCACGGGAGGAAAGACCCCGAGTTCGTCGCCGTCTTCGACGGGCGTCTGTGGTCCGGCGTCGTCACCGTTGACTAAGAGATTTATGTGTCGACGTATCCCGTTGGAGTCGAGTATCCTGTCTTCGAGGTCGGGATACTCAGACACGAGTGAGTCTACGGCTTCTCCCACAGTGACCTTCGACGACTCCGACTCGACCCTTAGCTCGATCTTGTTTTCTCCGACCGTCTCAGCTAGATCAGCGAAGAGACGTACGCCGACCGTGACCGTGACAGTGTCTGCCATGTAGTTGTACCTTAATCCGAGTGGAGCGATAAACGTTTCTTTACATTACCGTATCGTACAGCGGCGTTGCGCGACGAAGGTGAAACTGTTTTTTAACCCCGAGACTGATTTCGAGTATGGATAATACAGACGCCGACCCGTACGACCTCATCACACGGAACACCGAGGAGGTCGTGACCGACGACGAGGCGCGTGAGATCGCCGAGGACACCGAGGGAAGAAGAGCTTACGTCGGCTACGAGCCGAGCGGCGCGCTCCATCTCGGACATATGCTGACCGCGAACAAGCTCATCGACCTCCAGGAAGCGGGTATAGACGTCGTGGTTCTCCTCGCAGACGTCCACGCCTACCTCAACGAGAAGGGTAGTTTCGATGAGATAGAGGAGATAGCCGAGTCGATGAAAGAACAGTTCATCGCATTCGGTCTCGACCCCGACAAGACCGAGTTCGTGATGGGGAGCGACTTCCAGTTCGACAGGGAGTACGTCTTAGACGTCTACTCACTCGCCGTAGACACCACGCTCAACAGGGCGGAGAGAAGCATGTCGGAGGTCGCGAGGAACGCAGACAACCCCAAGGTCAGCCAGGCTATCTACCCTCTGATGCAGGCTGTCGACATAGCCCACTTAGACGTCGACCTCGCTGTCGGAGGCATCGACCAGAGGAAGATCCATATGCTCGCGCGTGAGGGTCTTCCGAGTATAGGCTACGACTCTCCGACTGCTGTACATATGCCGATACTCACTGGTCTCGAAGGCGGAGGCGAGAAGATGTCTTCGAGCAAAGGTAATCTGATCGCTATGGACGACTCACGCGAAGAGATCGAGGAGAAGGTACAGAGCGCCTACTGTCCGCCCGAGGTCGAAGGAAACCCCGTCGCCGAGATCTACAGATACCACGTCTTCCCGAGGTTCGACGAGGTCGTAGTCGAACGTCCCGAGAAGTACGGCGGCAACCTCGAATACACCGAGTACAGCCGGCTCGCGGAGGATCTCGAATCGGGAGAACTACATCCACAGGACGCCAAGACAGCTCTCGTCGAGTACCTCGACCGTCTTATCTCGAAGGGACGCGAGAAGATAGACTAGACTAGTCGTGTTCGTACGGCGTCTCCTCCATAAGAGCCTGGAGGACACCCCGGTTTATACCGTCGCCCTCGGCTCCCGAGACACGTGTCTCCGGTATCGGAGTTACGTCGACGTCGGCGGGCAGCGACTCGGCTTCTCTCTCTGAGAGACGGAAGATTACCTGTCCGTCGGGATAACGCCCGAATACGGTCTGGGTCTCGGACTCGAAGACGACGCGTGTCAGAGACGGGCTGAAAAGACCTATAAGCGAGTCGAAAGCCGTCTCAACTTCTCCGTCACACCATCCCGTAGGGTCTTGTACTTGTATCCCCGCGGCTTCGACGACTTTCCCGAAGAGGTCGGGGTCTTCGTCTCTGAGACCGTCACACAGACCCCGGAAGTCGGCGCGTTCGACATCGCACGACTCGACGACTCTCGAAGCTATCTCACGGCTGACCTCGTCGTAGCTCTCCCTGTCGTCGGCGACGAGTTCGCGTCCGTCGAAGTAGTAGAGACTCATTCTTCCCAGACCTCGTGTGTCACCCTCTCGCCGTCGGAGACGACATGGACGTTGACCTCGACGTCGCCGCCTCTCCTGTCGACGACGTACTCCGCCTTAGTACCACTGTCCTCGGCTGTAAGACTCACGACGTAGTCGGTGTCACTCCGACTCTCTATGTCGGTGTCGTACCTCTCTGAGAGATCCTTCTTGAGACGGAAGAACCAGAGCTTGGTCTCCTTCCGTGTCTTGTGGCTAAAAGACGTCGAACTCGCCTCGTCGACGAATCTGTCGGCGTCTGCCTCGTAACCGGAATCAGGGCTCATAAGTCTCGACTATCGTGTCGCCGTCGGCGCGTCCGGCGTAGTAACAGATCCTCGACCCCTCCTCAACACCTAAGCCGAGCTGGAATGCGGTGACCCAGCCCTCGACGTCTGCCTCTACGACGTGTTTGGTCTCGCCGAAGGGGTCGGTTATCTCACAGATAGGATCGCCCTCCTCGACGAACTCACCCGTCTCGACGCGTTTTCTGAGAATTCCCGAGACGGGAGACTCGACCGTACATCTCCTGAAAGGATAGTCGGTGTCGAAGGCGGGTATTCCGTCGACGGGCTCCGTCCTCTGGTTCTCTTCGTCGTCGACGAACATACCGAGTCTCCTCATCACGTTTCTGACCCCCTTGACCGCGGCGTCGACGACCTCCGACTCAACTATGTAGTCGGAGCCGAGCTCGACTGTGATCGAGGGTATCCGTGCGGAGTTGACTATCGAGCCTCCGAGAGACCTGTGGAGACACTCGTCCCAGACGGTCTCCATATCGGGCGAGTTGATGGGCGTGAATCCGAAGGCATCAGCCATCTCCTTCATCTCGTCGGCTATCTCCTCTGCGTCGTCTGTCTCGGACTCCTCGGCGATCACACGCGGGAGTATCGTGAAAGGTACGCTCCCGACGTTCGAACAGTGGAGGTCTATGACCGCGTCGGCTGAGTCGGCTATCTCTGAGAAGACACGTCTGTTTATGATCTCCTGTGTCGATCCTGGCTCTCTGTCGTACCTGAAGTCAGGGAAGAGACGGTTAGGATCACGTGAGTCGTACTCCGACTCCCTCCTCGTTCTCCTCAGACCGCTCGGGTTGAGCGAGACAACTCCGACGACTGCACCCCGGATCGAGTCTGCGAGTTCGTCTGTGACTATCCTGTGTATCAGGGGGATTCCGGTGACCTCGTTGCCGTGAACGTTGGCTGTGAGCCAGAGGACAGGTCCGTCTTGTTCGCCTCTGGCGACCATCACGGGGGCTCTCTCGGTTCCTCCTGTAGGGGACGAGACGAGGTCTATGTATCCCTTGGTGACCTCGCCGCGTTCAGCCTCAAAGCTTCCGATCTTCATCTCGTTGGTGTCTCTAAGCCGCGTGAACTGATTGTTCTTTCGTTTGACGTGGAAAGCCTTTTCGTCCCGGCGTTCCCGACTCGACTACGAAGCTCTAGGATGAAGCTCACAGAACGGAAACACGTCTACGCTCAGAGGCTCCTTTCGAAGCCTCTCACGCTCGTCTGGCTCATACTCAGTAACTTCGTTGCCCTCCTGATAGGCGTCGACTTCTACGTCGAGACGATGCCCGACTACTCGCCGTTCGCGTGGATATTCTACCTCGACTCACCCGCGGCTCTCTTCTTAGCCCTCCTGAGTCTAACCACACTACTCCCAAGAGCCGGCGAGGAATTCGACGCGACAGAGACAGAGACAGAGACCAACACCGCCGTGACTTACCTACACACGGTAGCGGTAGTCTGGCTCGTCAAGTACTCCGTCTGGACCGCCGTGGCGTTAAATCTCGGCTTCGGAGAGTACTACCCCGAGGTATGGAACTACTGGGGTATACTGTTCACACATCTCCTCTTCCTACCCGAGGCTTACGTCCTTTCGGCTTACTCGGAGACGACACGGGGTGCTCTCGTGACCTCGGCAGTTCTACTCCTCCTCAATGACCTATTCGACTACACCACGGGTCTCCATCCGCCTCTCAGGTACGACCCGGGTCTCGTACTTCCCGCGGCGACGGTCGTCGTCACAGGAGTCTCGGTCGTCGCGGCGTGGCTCTGGATGGGAACCTCATCCTCAGGCTCAGGCTGATCCAGAGTCTGAGGCTCGGACGAAGAGGAGGGGAGGGAGCCGAGCAAAACACAAGATTTGATTAGGAAAACCGCCGAAGACAGTACATGATAATAACAGTCAGCGGTCCTCCCGGCAGCGGAACCACGACCGCGTCACGCGCGCTCGCTCCTGAATTCGACATGGATCACGTCTCAAGCGGCGACGTCTTCCGTTCTCTCGCGAAGGAACACGGAGTCTCACTCGGCGAGTTCAACCAGATCGCCGAGGAAGACCCCGAGATAGACAAGGAGATAGATCTGAGACAGAAGGAGATAGGCGAGGAGCGCGACAACATAATCCTCGAAGGACGTCTCTCGGGCTGGATGGTCGAGGACGCCGACCTCAAGGTATGGCTCAAGGCTCCCTTCGACGAGAGGGTCAGACGTGTCTCCGACAGGGAAGACGTCAACACGGAGACCGCGAGGGAGGAGTTACGACAGAGAGAGGAGTCGGAGGCGAAACGGTATCAGGAGATACACGGCATCGACATCTCCGATCTCTCAGTCTACGACCTCGTGGTAGACACATCGAAATGGAACGCCGAGAACGTCACGGAGATAATCGCGACAGCCGCAAGAAGGCTCGATGAAGAAGACTGACGACCGGGACCTCGA
Encoded proteins:
- a CDS encoding DUF1405 domain-containing protein, whose translation is MKLTERKHVYAQRLLSKPLTLVWLILSNFVALLIGVDFYVETMPDYSPFAWIFYLDSPAALFLALLSLTTLLPRAGEEFDATETETETNTAVTYLHTVAVVWLVKYSVWTAVALNLGFGEYYPEVWNYWGILFTHLLFLPEAYVLSAYSETTRGALVTSAVLLLLNDLFDYTTGLHPPLRYDPGLVLPAATVVVTGVSVVAAWLWMGTSSSGSG
- a CDS encoding DUF63 family protein; amino-acid sequence: MSSDSEPSSLPVPSLWTAAVAVPAGILAVGLLVAPEVFYDRFIWKYFYGPVRADALGQSSITRNGVTAYPGYTVVSEAGYAYSLGVAAFGVVRLLRRWNIATSDGFFYALFPYAFVGGAFRVVEDTGVLDWPINFFVISPIIYFVMFAVVVLFLFVSLSLERSGYVDSYTKPLAALGVVWLVGLLSFLIWFGVSNGTLVPWVPFATFGMATAVWAVVWYGIKTFAPSINEGTGKMGGVILWGHLVDGSATTIGIEYLGYSQKHPVVQTIIQTTGTTYTFILVKAVAVLVVLYLFDEESFEEFERLSYILLVAVLMVGLGPGSRDLLRATVGV
- a CDS encoding M14 family metallopeptidase, whose protein sequence is MKIGSFEAERGEVTKGYIDLVSSPTGGTERAPVMVARGEQDGPVLWLTANVHGNEVTGIPLIHRIVTDELADSIRGAVVGVVSLNPSGLRRTRRESEYDSRDPNRLFPDFRYDREPGSTQEIINRRVFSEIADSADAVIDLHCSNVGSVPFTILPRVIAEESETDDAEEIADEMKEMADAFGFTPINSPDMETVWDECLHRSLGGSIVNSARIPSITVELGSDYIVESEVVDAAVKGVRNVMRRLGMFVDDEENQRTEPVDGIPAFDTDYPFRRCTVESPVSGILRKRVETGEFVEEGDPICEITDPFGETKHVVEADVEGWVTAFQLGLGVEEGSRICYYAGRADGDTIVETYEP
- a CDS encoding tyrosine--tRNA ligase; protein product: MDNTDADPYDLITRNTEEVVTDDEAREIAEDTEGRRAYVGYEPSGALHLGHMLTANKLIDLQEAGIDVVVLLADVHAYLNEKGSFDEIEEIAESMKEQFIAFGLDPDKTEFVMGSDFQFDREYVLDVYSLAVDTTLNRAERSMSEVARNADNPKVSQAIYPLMQAVDIAHLDVDLAVGGIDQRKIHMLAREGLPSIGYDSPTAVHMPILTGLEGGGEKMSSSKGNLIAMDDSREEIEEKVQSAYCPPEVEGNPVAEIYRYHVFPRFDEVVVERPEKYGGNLEYTEYSRLAEDLESGELHPQDAKTALVEYLDRLISKGREKID
- a CDS encoding ubiquitin-like small modifier protein 1; protein product: MADTVTVTVGVRLFADLAETVGENKIELRVESESSKVTVGEAVDSLVSEYPDLEDRILDSNGIRRHINLLVNGDDAGPQTPVEDGDELGVFPPVSGG
- a CDS encoding AAA family ATPase, whose product is MIITVSGPPGSGTTTASRALAPEFDMDHVSSGDVFRSLAKEHGVSLGEFNQIAEEDPEIDKEIDLRQKEIGEERDNIILEGRLSGWMVEDADLKVWLKAPFDERVRRVSDREDVNTETAREELRQREESEAKRYQEIHGIDISDLSVYDLVVDTSKWNAENVTEIIATAARRLDEED